From bacterium BMS3Abin11, one genomic window encodes:
- a CDS encoding metallo-beta-lactamase superfamily protein has translation MKISSSIAIGMCTVLAFITSIAVANSSTSTHFDSKGKLPSKYTIEYQKNLRLSLPFEDRQDFEEMKKGFIAAPKYRKIMADAGNVAWDMGKYDFLLKKGQNYDSINPSLQRQAILNMNYGLYEVMDGVYQIRGFDLANITFIKGKTGWIIFDPLTAKETARAALKFINEQLGERPVVAVVYSHSHGDHFGGVRGVVDEKDVKSGKVKVIAPVGFMQHAVAENVYAGTAMARRMFYQYGVLLPASPYGHVDQAIGKSTAVGNLGLIPPNVVIKKDFETMTVDGIKMVFQNTPGTEAPAEMNTFFPDKKLFWAAENIVATVHNIYTLRGALVRDALEWSKEINAAIYKFGPDIDAMIASHSWPRWGNDRVLEVMKDQRDIYANLNNGVMHLANEGVTINQIHNVYKVPESLQNKWHVRSYHGSVSHNSRAVINRYLGYWDGNPTTLIPLSPEDSAPFYVEMMGGSKKIISKGQALYDQGKYRLATEILNKLVYAQPDNQKAKDLLADSFEQIGYQRESASVRNSFLAAAYELRHGISKGAIPHGTGPDMVRAMGTGLWLDYLAIRLDGSKVEGLAGKINLITPDNKEKYAIELSNETLNSIEGYSARDAGLTITINREDLLAIMMGLKTFDEQLKAGKAQFKGDRKIFDQIRLAMTDFNPFFELMPGTAEKKATTRKTKPLQVETGTVSPNID, from the coding sequence ATGAAAATATCATCAAGTATAGCCATTGGTATGTGTACTGTTCTGGCATTCATCACCTCAATAGCAGTGGCTAACAGTTCTACATCCACCCATTTCGATTCGAAAGGCAAGTTACCTTCAAAGTACACTATCGAATACCAGAAAAATCTTCGGTTGTCTCTGCCTTTTGAAGACAGACAAGATTTCGAGGAAATGAAAAAGGGTTTTATCGCTGCACCGAAATACCGTAAGATAATGGCCGATGCGGGTAATGTGGCCTGGGATATGGGTAAATATGATTTCCTTCTTAAGAAGGGCCAGAACTATGATTCGATAAACCCATCATTGCAGCGGCAGGCGATTCTTAATATGAATTATGGCCTGTATGAGGTCATGGATGGCGTGTACCAGATTCGAGGTTTTGACCTTGCCAACATTACCTTCATAAAAGGTAAAACTGGCTGGATAATATTCGATCCTTTGACAGCAAAAGAAACCGCCAGGGCCGCATTGAAATTTATCAATGAGCAATTGGGCGAACGTCCTGTTGTTGCGGTGGTTTACTCGCACTCCCATGGCGATCATTTTGGTGGTGTGCGTGGCGTTGTTGATGAAAAAGACGTAAAAAGTGGCAAAGTAAAAGTCATTGCACCGGTCGGCTTTATGCAGCACGCCGTTGCTGAAAATGTCTATGCCGGTACAGCGATGGCACGCCGCATGTTCTATCAATATGGTGTTCTGTTGCCGGCAAGTCCTTATGGTCATGTGGATCAGGCCATCGGTAAAAGTACCGCCGTGGGTAATTTAGGCTTAATCCCGCCTAATGTCGTGATTAAAAAAGATTTTGAAACCATGACCGTTGATGGCATAAAAATGGTGTTCCAGAATACGCCGGGCACAGAAGCCCCTGCCGAGATGAATACCTTTTTCCCGGACAAAAAGCTGTTTTGGGCAGCGGAAAATATCGTCGCTACTGTTCACAACATTTATACACTGCGCGGGGCACTGGTTCGGGATGCGCTTGAGTGGTCCAAAGAAATCAATGCTGCCATATATAAGTTCGGTCCTGACATCGACGCGATGATCGCCTCACATAGCTGGCCAAGGTGGGGAAATGACCGGGTTTTGGAAGTAATGAAAGATCAACGCGATATCTATGCAAACCTGAATAATGGAGTGATGCACCTGGCTAACGAAGGTGTGACGATCAACCAGATTCACAATGTCTATAAAGTGCCTGAAAGCCTGCAGAACAAATGGCATGTGCGCAGCTATCATGGCTCTGTCTCACATAACAGCCGTGCGGTTATAAACCGCTATCTTGGATACTGGGATGGGAATCCAACAACGCTAATACCGCTATCGCCTGAGGATTCTGCCCCGTTTTATGTTGAGATGATGGGCGGTTCGAAAAAGATCATAAGCAAAGGGCAGGCACTGTATGACCAGGGCAAGTATAGATTGGCCACTGAGATCCTGAATAAACTGGTCTATGCACAGCCAGATAACCAGAAGGCAAAAGATCTATTGGCCGATAGCTTTGAGCAAATCGGTTATCAGAGGGAAAGCGCGAGTGTGCGTAATAGTTTTTTAGCCGCCGCGTATGAATTACGTCATGGTATTTCTAAAGGTGCCATACCGCATGGTACCGGACCTGACATGGTTCGCGCCATGGGTACCGGACTATGGCTGGATTATCTTGCAATCCGGCTTGATGGCAGCAAGGTCGAAGGCCTGGCTGGCAAAATCAATTTGATCACACCCGATAATAAGGAAAAATATGCAATTGAACTGAGCAATGAAACCTTAAACAGTATCGAAGGCTATTCTGCCAGAGACGCGGGGCTAACCATCACCATAAATCGTGAAGACTTGCTCGCGATTATGATGGGTCTCAAAACCTTTGATGAGCAATTAAAAGCAGGCAAGGCACAATTCAAAGGCGATAGAAAAATCTTTGATCAAATACGTCTGGCAATGACAGATTTTAATCCCTTTTTTGAGTTGATGCCTGGTACAGCAGAGAAAAAGGCCACCACCAGGAAAACAAAGCCTTTGCAGGTGGAGACGGGAACAGTCTCTCCGAACATTGATTGA
- the gadB gene encoding glutamate decarboxylase, which translates to MVKKLLPDLLLSPAYGSRAMTEPVPKYTLPEGEMPPETAYRLIHDELMLDGNARLNLATFVTTWMEPEAEQLMTETFDKNMIDKDEYPQTAEIETRCVNMVARLFHAPEDVEVAGVSTMGSSEAVMLAGMALKWNWRKRRQAAGQPVGQPNLILGANVQVVWEKFCRYWEIEARYIPMHEGRYVIEPEEVITRIDENTIGVVAILGTTFTGEFEPIEAIHDAVVRHNTAHGLAVPLHIDAASGGFVAPFIHPELRWDFRLPNVVSINVSGHKYGLVYPGVGWAVWREHRHLPEELVFHVNYLGGDMPTFTLNFSRPGNQVIGQYYNFLRLGRDGYTRIISTLRDTATNLSERIAKLDQFELLSDGSTIPVFAFRLRDTSRYSVYDISERLRTCGWQVPAYTMPPDASTVAVLRIVVREGFSRDMADMLIADIVKVMDELKAAPPLRPKAPTEGFHHG; encoded by the coding sequence ATGGTCAAAAAACTGCTTCCCGATCTTTTACTCAGTCCAGCCTATGGTTCACGTGCTATGACCGAGCCGGTACCCAAGTACACTCTGCCAGAGGGTGAGATGCCGCCTGAGACAGCTTATCGTCTGATCCACGATGAGCTGATGCTCGACGGCAATGCGCGGCTTAACCTTGCTACCTTCGTTACTACCTGGATGGAGCCCGAAGCCGAGCAACTTATGACGGAAACGTTTGACAAGAACATGATCGATAAGGATGAATATCCGCAGACGGCAGAGATTGAGACACGCTGTGTGAATATGGTGGCACGTCTGTTCCACGCGCCTGAGGATGTGGAGGTGGCAGGGGTATCCACGATGGGTTCCAGTGAGGCGGTAATGCTCGCCGGTATGGCGCTGAAATGGAACTGGCGCAAGCGCAGGCAGGCCGCCGGTCAGCCCGTCGGCCAACCTAACCTGATTCTTGGCGCCAATGTGCAGGTGGTATGGGAAAAGTTCTGTCGCTACTGGGAGATCGAAGCGCGCTACATCCCGATGCATGAGGGTCGTTACGTCATTGAGCCCGAAGAGGTCATCACGCGTATTGATGAAAATACCATCGGTGTTGTCGCCATTCTGGGTACCACCTTCACCGGTGAGTTCGAACCCATCGAGGCTATCCATGATGCCGTAGTGCGTCATAATACCGCGCATGGCCTGGCCGTGCCTCTGCACATCGATGCGGCCAGCGGTGGCTTTGTCGCACCCTTTATTCATCCAGAACTGCGCTGGGACTTTCGCCTGCCCAATGTCGTTTCCATCAACGTATCCGGTCACAAATATGGTCTGGTCTACCCCGGTGTTGGCTGGGCGGTGTGGCGCGAACACCGCCACTTGCCTGAAGAACTGGTATTTCACGTCAACTATCTGGGGGGTGACATGCCTACCTTCACCCTCAACTTCTCCCGCCCCGGAAATCAGGTCATTGGACAGTATTACAACTTTCTGCGTCTTGGGCGTGACGGCTACACCCGCATCATATCTACCTTGCGTGATACCGCTACCAATCTCTCAGAGCGGATTGCAAAGCTCGATCAATTCGAACTGCTGAGCGATGGCAGCACCATCCCTGTATTTGCCTTCCGTCTCAGGGATACCTCACGCTACTCGGTATATGACATCTCTGAACGTCTGCGTACCTGCGGCTGGCAGGTGCCTGCTTACACAATGCCACCTGATGCCAGTACGGTTGCCGTATTACGCATCGTCGTGCGTGAAGGGTTTTCACGTGATATGGCCGATATGTTGATTGCGGATATAGTCAAGGTCATGGACGAACTCAAAGCGGCGCCACCATTGCGACCCAAGGCGCCGACCGAAGGGTTCCATCATGGTTGA
- a CDS encoding bacterial dynamin-like protein, translating into MPSHIQPKNSQSDYFQQYLTDAETLECIPPAEIQMLRQRFESNVFNLVVMGEFKRGKSSVINALIGEDVLPVGVVPLTAIATILEYGKAPTVQILFQDGTEKQADVKALWDFATEKGNPDNEKGVSEVHVSWPSPWLKSGVRLIDTPGIGSVHQQNSDVAYGLLPRADAVLLVLSVDQPIGQVEYDFLKQVRDYAGRIFFLLNKSDLLTATDLAESQAFTSQVITEAMGFPATLFPFSARLALEGRKKDSAGQLSKSGFLVFTEALKLFLAEDKGNALVASLAKGLLRLLSQTRFSAELTLSSLTVPVDELRQKVKAFESKRDEMAQGGRDFSILLKAEVKHLADQDVTADVEDFMARLSEEIEAQIRNHYDSVRHLSSHELDESLRQYAMEAVRTGWDHFRRDEDEKLEAAFHQICARFNEKINATVDELYRFSSDLFSIPFDAVDADSAWDIQSGFYYKFWEVPGSIRLMTTSFLHALPKFLGDQLILRDARKYAQELTDTQAGRVRYDFAQRLDKSMRDFNKGMCERLTVALAHIESAVKKGLELAAAGSAEADDEAKRLNERLKALATLVNRVKVLAEPAQLN; encoded by the coding sequence GTGCCGTCACACATTCAACCTAAAAATTCTCAGTCAGATTATTTTCAGCAATATCTGACCGACGCCGAAACTCTCGAGTGTATTCCACCGGCCGAGATACAAATGCTCCGGCAACGGTTCGAATCCAATGTGTTCAACCTGGTTGTCATGGGGGAGTTCAAGCGGGGCAAGAGTAGTGTAATCAATGCACTTATCGGCGAGGATGTCCTGCCGGTGGGGGTGGTGCCACTGACGGCTATTGCCACGATCCTCGAATACGGCAAGGCACCGACCGTGCAGATTCTGTTCCAGGACGGTACTGAGAAGCAGGCCGATGTAAAGGCACTGTGGGACTTCGCGACAGAAAAGGGCAATCCCGACAACGAAAAGGGTGTCAGCGAGGTACACGTCAGCTGGCCTTCGCCCTGGTTGAAAAGTGGTGTGCGGCTGATTGATACACCGGGAATCGGATCGGTGCACCAGCAAAACAGTGATGTAGCTTACGGCCTGCTGCCGCGTGCCGATGCTGTATTGCTGGTACTTTCTGTAGATCAGCCCATCGGCCAGGTAGAATACGACTTCCTTAAGCAGGTGCGAGATTACGCTGGCCGCATATTCTTCCTGCTCAATAAGTCGGATCTGCTAACGGCGACCGATCTTGCTGAATCGCAGGCCTTCACCTCGCAGGTCATCACGGAGGCTATGGGTTTCCCCGCAACACTGTTCCCTTTCTCCGCCAGGTTGGCCCTGGAGGGGCGCAAGAAAGATTCCGCAGGACAATTGTCAAAAAGTGGGTTCCTTGTCTTCACGGAGGCGTTGAAACTTTTTCTCGCGGAAGACAAGGGTAATGCCCTGGTCGCCTCCCTGGCCAAGGGACTCCTGCGGCTCCTCTCCCAGACCAGGTTCAGTGCGGAATTGACACTCTCTTCACTAACCGTGCCGGTGGATGAATTGCGCCAGAAAGTGAAGGCATTTGAAAGCAAGCGCGACGAAATGGCGCAGGGAGGGCGTGATTTCAGTATTCTGCTGAAGGCAGAGGTAAAACATCTGGCGGATCAGGATGTGACGGCGGATGTGGAAGACTTTATGGCCAGGTTGAGCGAAGAAATTGAGGCCCAGATACGGAACCACTACGACAGCGTACGCCATCTCTCTTCCCACGAACTGGATGAGTCCTTACGGCAATACGCGATGGAGGCAGTACGCACTGGCTGGGATCATTTCCGACGGGATGAGGATGAGAAGCTGGAAGCCGCCTTTCATCAAATTTGTGCCCGATTCAACGAGAAAATTAATGCTACGGTTGATGAGCTCTACCGTTTCTCTTCGGATCTCTTTTCGATCCCTTTCGACGCGGTGGACGCAGACTCGGCCTGGGATATCCAGTCGGGGTTCTATTACAAGTTCTGGGAGGTGCCGGGTAGCATCCGCCTCATGACTACCTCATTTCTCCATGCCTTGCCCAAGTTCCTGGGCGATCAGTTGATTCTCAGGGATGCCAGGAAATATGCACAGGAGCTGACCGATACCCAGGCAGGCCGGGTACGTTATGACTTTGCACAGCGGCTCGACAAGAGCATGCGGGATTTCAACAAGGGCATGTGCGAGCGGCTTACAGTGGCTCTAGCGCATATTGAGTCGGCAGTAAAAAAAGGCCTTGAACTTGCTGCCGCAGGCAGCGCAGAAGCCGATGATGAAGCTAAACGTTTGAATGAGAGGCTGAAAGCGCTGGCTACGCTGGTTAATCGGGTGAAGGTCCTCGCAGAACCAGCTCAGTTGAACTAA